The genomic DNA CGTAGCACCAGCTATCTATGGAAATCTTGTTATTTCTAGCTATGTCAATAAACAAGTTGCAGCAGTTGTCACTGATTTTCCACCGGCAAGCTTCATCGCTTTCATACCAAATTACCCACTCCGAACCAGTGAAAGCCGTGGCGTTCTGCCCAACCAATTGTCTTACAAGAAGGCTGTTGCTGCTAGTTCCGTAGCCAATGTTGCTATTGCAGCTCTTTTGACAGGAGATTTGATTAAAGCAGGTAAGGCAATTGAGTCAGATAGCTTCCATGAACCTTTCCGTCAAAAATTGGTTAGAGAATTTTACCCGATTAAGCAAACTGCTAAAGAAATCGGTGCTTACGCCACTTATTTATCTGGTGCTGGCCCTACCGTGATGGTTCTAGCTCCAAAGGAGAAGGAAGCTGCCTTGATTGGGGCTATACAGGCACTGGATCTGGATGGACAAGTTCACGTCTTGCAAGTGGACACCAAAGGGATTCAGGTGCAAGAAAACTAATTGAATAGTGACCAGCCAAAAGATTATATTCTTTTGGCTCTTTTTATCGTTTTCTCCTCCATTTTTTGGTATAATGAACTGTATTATTATTTTTTGAAATGAGATAGTTATGAAGGAAAAAATAAGGAAAGAATTGGAAGGAATTGACATCCGATTCGACGAACCTTTGAAAACATATACCTACACAAAAGTTGGTGGCCCAGTCGATTATCTGGCCTTCCCGCGCAATCGCTATGAGATTGTTCGTATTGTCGAATTTGCTAAACGTGAAGAAATTCCCTGGATGGTTTTGGGGAATTCTAGCAATATTATCGTTCGTGATGGGGGCATTCGTGGTTTTGTAATCCGTATGGATAAATTAAATTCTGTGACGGTTTCGGGTTATACCATTGAAGCAGAAGCTGGTGCTAACCTGATTGAAACAACCAAAGTTGCCCTTTTCCATTCCTTATCTGGTTTTGAATTTGCCTGCGGCATCCCTGGAAGTATCGGTGGTGCTGTCTTTATGAATGCCGGTGCCTACGGTGGCGAGATTGCCCACATTTTAGTTTCAGCTCAGATTTTAACACCTGCGGGTTATGTCGTCACCTTGGACAATCGTGACTTGCGGTTTGGTTATCGTTCGTCTGTGCTTCAGGAAAACGGCGCCATTGTCCTTTCCGCAAAATTTGCCCTAAAACCAGGCAATTATACTGTCATTTCGCAAGAAATGGCTCGTTTGACCCATCTACGCGAACTAAAGCAACCCTTGGAACATCCTTCTTGCGGGTCAGTCTTCAAGCGCCCCTTAGGGCATTTTGCAGGTCAGTTGATTATGGAAGCTGGTCTAAAAGGTCACCGTATCGGTGGGGTTGAAGTATCAGAAAAGCATGCTGGCTTTATGGTAAATGTGGCAGATGGGACGGCAAAAGATTACGAAGATCTTATCGCCCATGTAATTGAAGCTGTCAAAGAGGTTTCAGGGGTTACTCTGGAAAGAGAAGTACGCATTATCGGTGCTACTGCCGATACGCTCTAGTCGCAAGACTCTAGTAACAAAGAAGGAATTTATGAGAATTGAAAAAGCCAATTATTGAATTTAAAGACGTCACCAAGGTGTTTGAAGACAGCGGAACAACCGTCTTAAAGAATATTAGTTTTGAGTTGGAAGAAGGTAAGTTTTATACCCTTCTTGGAGCCTCTGGTTCAGGAAAATCAACTATTTTAAATATCATTGCTGGGCTGCTGGATGCCACTTCAGGTGATATTTTCTTGGATGGTCAGCGAATGAATGACATTCCCACAAATAAACGTGATGTCCATACAGTCTTTCAGTCTTATGCCCTTTTTCCACACATGAACGTCTTTGAAAATGTGGCTTTTCCTCTAAAACTTCGTAAGCTGGATAAAAATGAAATGAAGCAGCGGGTCACAGAAGCCCTGAAAATGGTGCGATTGGAAGGTTATGAAAAACGTGCCATTCAAAAATTATCTGGTGGACAACGTCAGCGTGTAGCAATTGCTAGAGCGATTATCAATCAGCCGCGAGTTGTCCTTTTGGACGAACCTCTGTCCGCCCTTGATCTGAAGTTGCGTACAGAAATGCAGTATGAGTTGCGAGAATTACAGCAGCGTTTGGGCATCACCTTTGTTTTCGTGACCCATGATCAGGAAGAAGCGCTTGCCATGAGCGATTGGATCTTTGTTATGAACGAAGGACAGATTGTTCAGTCAGGTACACCCGTAGATATCTATGACGAGCCTATCAACCACTTTGTTGCGACCTTTATCGGTGAGTCCAACATCCTGCCTGGTACCATGATTGAAGACTACCTGGTGGAGTTTAATGGCAAACGCTTTGAAGCGGTGGATGGCGGGATGCGGCCAAATGAACCGATTGAAGTGGTTATTCGGCCAGAAGATTTGCGGATTACCCTTCCAGAAGAAGGAAAGTTGCAGGTCAAAGTCGACACCCAGCTTTTCCGCGGAGTTCATTATGAAATCATCGCCTATGATGAATTGGGCAATGAATGGATGATTCACTCAACCCGCAAAGCGATTGTAGGAGAGGTTATCGGTCTTAGCTTTGAGCCTGAAGACATCCATATCATGCGCCTTAACGAGACGGAAGAAGAATTTGATGCTCGTATCGAAGAATATGTAGAGGTAGAAGAGGTAGAAGATGGCTTGATTAACGCTATCGAGGAGGAACGCAATGAAGAAAACCTCTAAACTCTTTGTTGTTCCCTATGCTCTTTGGGTCTTTCTCTTTGTGCTAGCTCCTGTCGTCCTTATTGTTTACCAATCTTTTTTTGATAGCGACAATCACTTTACGCTGGCAAATTACCAAGCCTACTTTAACTCTCCCAACATGACCTACTTGAAAATGAGCTTTAACTCAATTTTCTATGCAGGTTTGATTACTCTCGTTACTCTCTTGATTAGCTATCCGACGGCTTTTTTCCTGACGCAGCTCAAGCATAAACAGCTTTGGCTCATGCTAATTATTCTGCCAACTTGGGTAAACCTTTTGCTCAAGGCCTACGCCTTTATCGGAATTTTTGGTCAGCATGGAGCAATCAATCAATTCTTGGAATTTATGGGCATTGGCAGCCAGCAAATTCTCTTTACAGATTTTTCTTTTATTGCTGTCGCTAGTTATATCGAAATTCCATTTATGATTTTACCAATTTTTAATGCCTTAGATGACTTGGATCCCAATCTGATTCATGCCAGTCGCGACTTAGGGGCAAATACTTGGCAGACCTTTACCAAGGTCATCTTTCCTCTCTCTATGAATGGAGTCCGAAGTGGAGTACAGGCGGTCTTTATTCCGAGTTTGAGCCTGTTTATGCTGACTCGTCTGATTGGAGGAAACCGTGTCATCACTTTGGGTACCGCCATTGAGCAGCACTTTTTAACTACACAAAACTGGGGAATGGGTTCAACCATTGGAGTAGTCTTAATTCTTGCCATGCTTTTGATTATGTGGGTGACGAAGGAGAGGAAGAAATCATGAAAAAAATTACAAAAATCTATTTAAGTTTAGCCTTTCTCATCCTCTATCTACCTATTTTCTATCTTATTGCCTATGCCTTTAACGAAGGCGAGGATATGAATGGTTTTACAGGCTTTACCTTGGACTATTTTTCGTCCATGTTGGGAGATAGTCGACTCATGCTCATTTTAGCCCAAACCTTTCTCTTAGCCTTTCTCAGCTCGTTGATTGCAACAGTGATTGGTACTTTTGGAGCTATTTATATCTACCAAGCTAAGGAACGTTGGCAAAATAGCTTGCTGTCTATTAACAATATCCTTATGGTAGCACCGGATGTTATGATAGGAGCTAGTTTTTTGATTCTTTTTACTCTTATCGGCTTCCAATTAGGTTTTGTTTCCGTATTGCTGAGTCACATCGCCTTTTCTATTCCAATTGTGGTATTGATGGTATTGCCTCGTCTGAAGGAGATGAATGATGATATGGTTTCTGCGGCCTATGATTTAGGCGCTACCCAGCTACAAATGCTGAGAGAAATCATGCTGCCCTACCTGACACCGGCCATTATTGCTGGCTATTTCATGGCATTCACCTATTCTTTGGATGACTTTGCAGTAACTTTCTTCGTAACCGGTAATGGTTATTCCAACCTTTCGGTAGAAATCTACTCTCGGGCACGTCAAGGGATCTCTTTGGAAATCAATGCTCTCTCCACTCTCGTCTTTCTCTTTAGCATCTTGTTAGTAGTGGGGTATTACTTTATTTCTCGCGAAAAGGAGGCTGACTAATGAAACGATTGTATTCCTTTTTTGCAGGCATTATCGTAATTACCCTCCTCCTCTTTGCTATCAGCAAGAGCTTGGAGGAGCAGTCCACACAAGGAACAACTGATAAACTGGTCATCTACAACTGGGGAGATTATATTGATCCGGAACTTTTAGCTGAGTTTACTGAAGAAACAGGTATCCAAGTCGATTATCAGACCTTTGATTCCAACGAGGCCATGTATACCAAGATTAAACAGGGAGGTACAACCTATGATTTGGCGGTGCCGTCTGAGTATATGATTTCTAAAATGATAGAAGAAGATATGCTTAACAAACTGGACAAGTCTAAGATTGATGGTTTAAATAACATTGATCCGCAATTTATGGGACTGAGTTTTGATAAAAACAATGATTACTCCATTCCTTATTTCTGGGGTACCCTCGGTATTGTTTATAATGAAACAATGGTAGAGAATCCGCCCAGAGAATGGGAAGATTTATGGTCAGAAGAATACCGCGACAATATCATGCTGATTGATGGTGTGCGGGAAGTGATGGGATTTGGGCTTCAATCTCTCGGTTATAGCCTGAACTCACGGAATCACACGGAAGTGGAAAAAGCAGCAGAGCACCTTTACAATCTAACTCCTAATATCAAGGCAATTGTAGCAGATGAAATCAAGGGCTACATGATTCAAGATGCAGCTGCCATCGCGGTTAGCTTCTCTGGTGAAGCTAGTGAAATGCTGGATGGGAACGAAAACCTTCGTTATGTCGTTCCATCTAAAGGTTCAAACCTCTGGTTTGATAACATGGTTATTCCAAAAACAGCTAAAAATATCGACGGGGCTTATGCTTTTATGAGTTTTATGCTGCGACCGGAAAATGCCTATCGCAATGCAGAGTACGTTGGCTATTCTACACCAATTCCAGCCGCTAAGGCTATGTTGGATGAAGAAACACAAAACGATGAGTCCTTCTATCCCTCAGAAGAAACTATGAAAAACATGGAAGTCTATGACAACCTTGGAAAAGATTTACTCGGTTTCTACAATGACCTCTATCTGCAATTCAAAATGTATCGCAAATAAAGAAAAACCAGTTTTAGGAAATATCCTAGAAACTGGTTTTTGCTTGGCAAAATTGCTGCATGGTAGATTGAATAGCTGCTGAAATCTGACTTGGACGAACTATATAATACTTATCTGCCAAGTGATCGGCAATGTAGGAGTGAAGATAGGTTGCTGCGCAGACCCGCTCAAACAAACTGTAATCTCTAAATTGAACAGCAAATCCGGCTATCATCCCCGCAAGAGTATCCCCCATGCCACCCGTTGCCTGATGGGGGCCTCCGATTGTAAGTTGGGCTCTGTCGACCTTACCTGCCTGATAAATGGCCGTTTGGTGGCTTTTGGCAACAAGGATGAGGCCTGAAGGATAGTTTGACAAGGCAAGTCGTATACTTGTTGGATTTTGTTCAGAAATAGGCGTTCCGGACAATCGCTCCCATTCTTTCTGATGGGGAGTTAAGACGACCTGTTTGGTTGGGAAAGTCATATTTTGGGATTGCGCAATAAGATTAAGAGCGGAGCCATCAAGGACGAGGATTTGTTCTTGGGATATATTAGTAAGAGTCAGAGAAAGAATCTGCTTTGCTCTGCTATCTTCCCCAAGACCAGGGCCTATCAAAACCAAATCAGACTCCCGTAACTTGGCCAGCAGTAGCTCTGTATCATCTACTGAAAATGCCATGGCTTCAGGAAGATGCGCATGGAGGGCAGAGATATTTGTTGGTTCGGTAGCCACTGTTATCAATCCTGCTCCGCTGTTGACACAGGCAAGGGAGGTTAGGATAATAGCTCCTTCATAGGGGGACAGCCCCCCGATTAGCAATACACGGCCAAAAGTGCCCTTATGACTGTGACGAGGTCGTGGCTGAATCAGTTGTTGGGTCAAATAATGAAGGTCTAGCATAATATTCCTCCTAGTCATCTCCTTATTTACATTATTATACCATTCCGAAAAAGAAGTGGGAAGCTTTGCTAGTAACGATTTTCCTCCCTATTCAGTCCCAGCTTGATTTTAAGATTAAATTTTGCTAGAATTTAAGAAAATACAACAATAAATACGCAAAAATAATTGGAGTTTTGGAATGAATGACTTTAGTCAAGAAATAAAGCCTTCACTTTCTATGAATACAATAGGGGCCTATATTGTATTGATTGGTTGGGCAATTATCTTTACGTTCTTATCAATTTATGTCATAAATGCCTATTTGCCGGTCTACGATATGGAGTTTCATTTGGCTAGGATGGTTGGCTTAGCCCAGTCCATTAGCAACGGCGATATTCTACCAAATCTAAATCACTTGTTTTCTTATGGAACAGGTTATGCGTCCAGCATGTTTTATGGGAATTGGCAATTTTACCCAGCAGCGATGGTTTATATCTTTACGAAAGACGCCATTGGAGCCTATACTTTCTTTGCCTTTTGT from Streptococcus oriscaviae includes the following:
- the thrB gene encoding homoserine kinase, whose product is MKIKIPATSANIGPGFDSVGVALSKYLTIEVLAPREEWLVEHNLEFVPSDKHNLLIKTALKVKSDLPPHHIKMTSDIPLARGLGSSSSVIVAGIELANQLGNLQLTADEKLRLATQIEGHPDNVAPAIYGNLVISSYVNKQVAAVVTDFPPASFIAFIPNYPLRTSESRGVLPNQLSYKKAVAASSVANVAIAALLTGDLIKAGKAIESDSFHEPFRQKLVREFYPIKQTAKEIGAYATYLSGAGPTVMVLAPKEKEAALIGAIQALDLDGQVHVLQVDTKGIQVQEN
- the murB gene encoding UDP-N-acetylmuramate dehydrogenase — encoded protein: MKEKIRKELEGIDIRFDEPLKTYTYTKVGGPVDYLAFPRNRYEIVRIVEFAKREEIPWMVLGNSSNIIVRDGGIRGFVIRMDKLNSVTVSGYTIEAEAGANLIETTKVALFHSLSGFEFACGIPGSIGGAVFMNAGAYGGEIAHILVSAQILTPAGYVVTLDNRDLRFGYRSSVLQENGAIVLSAKFALKPGNYTVISQEMARLTHLRELKQPLEHPSCGSVFKRPLGHFAGQLIMEAGLKGHRIGGVEVSEKHAGFMVNVADGTAKDYEDLIAHVIEAVKEVSGVTLEREVRIIGATADTL
- a CDS encoding ABC transporter ATP-binding protein; the encoded protein is MKKPIIEFKDVTKVFEDSGTTVLKNISFELEEGKFYTLLGASGSGKSTILNIIAGLLDATSGDIFLDGQRMNDIPTNKRDVHTVFQSYALFPHMNVFENVAFPLKLRKLDKNEMKQRVTEALKMVRLEGYEKRAIQKLSGGQRQRVAIARAIINQPRVVLLDEPLSALDLKLRTEMQYELRELQQRLGITFVFVTHDQEEALAMSDWIFVMNEGQIVQSGTPVDIYDEPINHFVATFIGESNILPGTMIEDYLVEFNGKRFEAVDGGMRPNEPIEVVIRPEDLRITLPEEGKLQVKVDTQLFRGVHYEIIAYDELGNEWMIHSTRKAIVGEVIGLSFEPEDIHIMRLNETEEEFDARIEEYVEVEEVEDGLINAIEEERNEENL
- a CDS encoding ABC transporter permease; this encodes MKKTSKLFVVPYALWVFLFVLAPVVLIVYQSFFDSDNHFTLANYQAYFNSPNMTYLKMSFNSIFYAGLITLVTLLISYPTAFFLTQLKHKQLWLMLIILPTWVNLLLKAYAFIGIFGQHGAINQFLEFMGIGSQQILFTDFSFIAVASYIEIPFMILPIFNALDDLDPNLIHASRDLGANTWQTFTKVIFPLSMNGVRSGVQAVFIPSLSLFMLTRLIGGNRVITLGTAIEQHFLTTQNWGMGSTIGVVLILAMLLIMWVTKERKKS
- a CDS encoding ABC transporter permease; translation: MKKITKIYLSLAFLILYLPIFYLIAYAFNEGEDMNGFTGFTLDYFSSMLGDSRLMLILAQTFLLAFLSSLIATVIGTFGAIYIYQAKERWQNSLLSINNILMVAPDVMIGASFLILFTLIGFQLGFVSVLLSHIAFSIPIVVLMVLPRLKEMNDDMVSAAYDLGATQLQMLREIMLPYLTPAIIAGYFMAFTYSLDDFAVTFFVTGNGYSNLSVEIYSRARQGISLEINALSTLVFLFSILLVVGYYFISREKEAD
- a CDS encoding ABC transporter substrate-binding protein, coding for MKRLYSFFAGIIVITLLLFAISKSLEEQSTQGTTDKLVIYNWGDYIDPELLAEFTEETGIQVDYQTFDSNEAMYTKIKQGGTTYDLAVPSEYMISKMIEEDMLNKLDKSKIDGLNNIDPQFMGLSFDKNNDYSIPYFWGTLGIVYNETMVENPPREWEDLWSEEYRDNIMLIDGVREVMGFGLQSLGYSLNSRNHTEVEKAAEHLYNLTPNIKAIVADEIKGYMIQDAAAIAVSFSGEASEMLDGNENLRYVVPSKGSNLWFDNMVIPKTAKNIDGAYAFMSFMLRPENAYRNAEYVGYSTPIPAAKAMLDEETQNDESFYPSEETMKNMEVYDNLGKDLLGFYNDLYLQFKMYRK
- a CDS encoding NAD(P)H-hydrate dehydratase, which codes for MLDLHYLTQQLIQPRPRHSHKGTFGRVLLIGGLSPYEGAIILTSLACVNSGAGLITVATEPTNISALHAHLPEAMAFSVDDTELLLAKLRESDLVLIGPGLGEDSRAKQILSLTLTNISQEQILVLDGSALNLIAQSQNMTFPTKQVVLTPHQKEWERLSGTPISEQNPTSIRLALSNYPSGLILVAKSHQTAIYQAGKVDRAQLTIGGPHQATGGMGDTLAGMIAGFAVQFRDYSLFERVCAATYLHSYIADHLADKYYIVRPSQISAAIQSTMQQFCQAKTSF